A genome region from Myroides fluvii includes the following:
- a CDS encoding 5-(carboxyamino)imidazole ribonucleotide synthase has product MNYYSTDFRLGILGGGQLGKMLLYDTRKFDIATLILDPSKEAPAQFGAHQFFQGDLMDYETVYRFGKKVDVLTIEIEGVNLEALEQLQKEGVKVYPAPETLRLIQNKGNQKDFYTSHQIPTAPYVRFSTKSDLIAAVNEQTVTVPFVWKSAQFGYDGNGVKVVRSAADLPALPEVECIAEMMIPFKNELAVIVARSASGEIKTFPVVEMEFHPEANQVEYVICPARIEEAVADKARAIALAVSEKFNHVGLLAVEMFQTQEDEILVNEVAPRPHNSGHYSIEASYTSQFEQHIRAILDLPLGNTDSKVAGVMVNLVGAEGHTGQVYYEGMNEILAIPGVTPHIYGKRETRPFRKMGHVTIVNSDMDKARAIAQQVKETIKVISQ; this is encoded by the coding sequence ATGAATTATTATTCAACTGATTTTCGCTTGGGAATATTAGGAGGTGGACAACTAGGCAAAATGCTTTTGTATGACACGCGCAAGTTTGATATTGCAACTCTTATTTTAGATCCAAGTAAAGAAGCTCCTGCACAATTTGGTGCGCATCAATTTTTTCAAGGTGACTTAATGGATTATGAAACTGTTTACCGCTTTGGAAAGAAAGTAGATGTTTTAACTATCGAAATTGAAGGAGTGAACCTAGAAGCTTTAGAGCAATTACAAAAAGAGGGAGTTAAAGTGTACCCTGCTCCAGAAACGTTGCGTTTAATTCAGAATAAAGGCAATCAAAAAGATTTTTATACATCACATCAAATTCCTACCGCACCTTATGTTCGTTTTTCTACCAAATCTGATTTAATTGCAGCGGTAAATGAACAAACCGTAACGGTTCCTTTTGTATGGAAATCCGCCCAATTTGGCTATGATGGAAATGGAGTAAAAGTTGTTCGTTCAGCAGCAGATCTTCCTGCATTACCTGAAGTGGAGTGTATAGCCGAAATGATGATTCCCTTTAAAAATGAGCTAGCCGTTATCGTTGCTCGTTCCGCATCCGGAGAAATTAAAACATTTCCTGTTGTAGAAATGGAGTTTCACCCCGAAGCAAATCAAGTAGAATACGTGATTTGTCCAGCTCGTATTGAAGAAGCTGTTGCAGATAAAGCTAGAGCAATTGCATTGGCTGTTTCAGAAAAATTTAACCACGTAGGTCTCTTAGCCGTGGAGATGTTCCAAACGCAAGAGGACGAGATATTAGTAAATGAAGTGGCTCCTCGTCCACACAATTCAGGACATTACTCGATTGAAGCGAGTTACACCTCTCAATTTGAGCAACACATTCGCGCAATTTTAGATTTGCCTTTGGGAAATACAGATAGTAAAGTAGCAGGGGTGATGGTTAATCTAGTTGGTGCAGAAGGCCACACAGGGCAAGTATACTACGAAGGAATGAATGAAATTTTAGCTATTCCAGGTGTAACCCCACATATTTACGGAAAAAGAGAAACAAGACCTTTCCGAAAAATGGGGCATGTAACTATTGTTAATAGTGATATGGATAAAGCGAGAGCCATCGCTCAACAAGTAAAAGAAACGATTAAAGTAATCAGTCAATAA
- a CDS encoding cytochrome c peroxidase yields the protein MQQIKSTLLLLLLAIGIISCQKKDTYQSLTYNTYLVEQVDTLSTNIDQLIHAIENNQDSTQIRQQFIASRLAYKKIEWAVSYFLPHTAAAMNGPALDQLDLDENKFIPAEGFQVVEELIYPSYDTTAQAELLLQARKLKNLSNKIHKNFEVITFAPASVLEALKLEVFQITTLGITGFDTPASKLQFIEASASLTGVNQAIAVSKAWTHTQSYSTIQQLLTEAIGICEVNPAKNTFDYLNFILTYLDPLAQEIVALQRELAIPFLQNNQVIAGETGSLFDPNTINLNAFLPDSSYYATPNKIALGKELFFDSQLSKDNTRSCASCHHPDKAFSENRKTSLDLAGNPLQRNALSLNYAGYYHGQFWDMRSVTLESQTTDVITNKDEMHGNLKEIVLVLNQSVTYKKQFAQAYQTEEPIAVWQVENALASYIRSLSTFNSRFDEYMRGNKATMTPQEQQGFNLFVGKAQCATCHFLPVFNGTVSPYFRSSEQEILGVPKDKAGTHLDDDLGRYVFNTDLAQLKHAFKTPTVRNINESGPYMHNGVYETLEEVMDFYNKGGGIGLGLDVENQTLPDTPLDLTAQEIQSIIAFMKALSDQP from the coding sequence ATGCAACAGATCAAATCAACTCTCCTTTTGCTCTTACTCGCAATTGGCATTATCAGCTGTCAAAAGAAAGACACTTACCAATCACTGACTTACAACACCTATTTGGTTGAACAAGTGGATACACTTAGCACCAACATAGATCAACTTATTCACGCTATAGAAAACAACCAAGACAGCACGCAGATTAGACAACAGTTTATTGCCAGCCGACTTGCTTACAAAAAAATAGAATGGGCCGTATCTTACTTTTTACCTCATACTGCTGCAGCTATGAATGGTCCTGCTTTAGATCAATTGGATTTAGACGAAAACAAATTCATCCCTGCTGAGGGCTTTCAAGTGGTTGAAGAACTAATCTATCCTAGTTATGATACAACCGCTCAAGCAGAACTTTTACTGCAAGCGAGAAAACTCAAAAACTTATCCAACAAAATTCACAAAAACTTTGAAGTTATTACCTTTGCGCCTGCTTCTGTATTGGAAGCACTCAAATTAGAAGTATTTCAAATCACCACTTTAGGTATTACGGGTTTTGACACTCCTGCTAGCAAGTTACAGTTTATTGAAGCCTCTGCGAGTTTAACGGGAGTAAATCAAGCCATCGCAGTCTCTAAAGCATGGACCCATACGCAATCATATTCGACAATACAGCAGTTACTAACAGAAGCCATTGGGATATGCGAGGTCAATCCAGCCAAAAACACCTTTGATTACCTCAATTTCATCTTGACGTATTTGGACCCATTGGCGCAGGAAATTGTTGCTTTACAGCGCGAATTAGCTATTCCTTTTTTACAAAATAATCAGGTCATAGCAGGTGAGACAGGTTCATTATTTGATCCCAACACCATTAATCTCAATGCTTTTTTACCGGATAGTTCCTATTATGCGACCCCAAATAAAATTGCTTTAGGAAAAGAATTATTCTTTGACTCCCAATTATCAAAAGACAATACGAGAAGTTGTGCCTCTTGTCATCATCCTGATAAAGCTTTTAGCGAAAACAGAAAAACATCGCTGGATCTGGCAGGAAACCCGTTACAGCGCAATGCACTCTCTTTAAACTATGCGGGATATTATCACGGTCAATTTTGGGATATGCGCAGTGTGACATTAGAAAGTCAGACAACAGATGTAATTACGAATAAAGACGAAATGCACGGCAATTTAAAAGAGATTGTCTTAGTTTTAAATCAAAGTGTTACGTACAAAAAACAATTTGCCCAAGCGTATCAAACCGAAGAGCCCATCGCAGTATGGCAAGTAGAAAATGCATTGGCTTCATACATTCGTTCCCTTTCGACCTTCAACTCACGATTTGATGAGTATATGAGAGGAAATAAGGCAACTATGACCCCGCAAGAACAACAAGGATTCAACCTATTTGTAGGAAAAGCGCAATGCGCCACTTGTCACTTTTTACCCGTATTTAACGGAACGGTCTCCCCTTATTTCAGGAGTTCAGAACAAGAAATCCTCGGTGTTCCAAAAGACAAAGCTGGCACACATTTAGATGACGATTTAGGTCGATATGTATTCAATACTGATTTGGCCCAACTCAAACACGCTTTTAAAACTCCAACTGTGAGAAACATAAACGAAAGTGGTCCGTATATGCACAATGGAGTATATGAAACACTAGAAGAAGTCATGGACTTCTATAACAAAGGAGGTGGTATTGGTCTGGGATTAGACGTAGAAAACCAAACCTTACCTGATACACCTCTCGACTTGACAGCGCAGGAAATTCAGTCGATCATAGCTTTTATGAAAGCCCTAAGTGATCAACCATAA
- the purE gene encoding 5-(carboxyamino)imidazole ribonucleotide mutase, with amino-acid sequence MKVAVVMGSISDMPVMQDAIDIIKEFGVEVEVDIVSAHRTPEKLVDFSSHAHQRGIQVIIAGAGGAAHLPGMVASMSPLPVIGVPVKSSNSIDGWDSVLSILQMPGGVPVATVALNGGKNAGLLALQILGSQNEEIRNKMIAYKNGLRDAVLKAAESLKK; translated from the coding sequence ATGAAAGTAGCAGTAGTAATGGGCAGTATTTCAGATATGCCTGTCATGCAAGATGCCATTGATATCATCAAAGAGTTTGGCGTGGAAGTAGAAGTAGATATTGTTTCAGCACATCGCACACCTGAAAAATTAGTTGATTTTTCTTCTCATGCACACCAGAGAGGAATTCAAGTTATCATAGCAGGAGCTGGTGGTGCAGCACATTTACCGGGGATGGTTGCTTCAATGTCTCCTCTTCCTGTAATTGGCGTACCAGTTAAATCAAGTAATTCAATTGATGGATGGGATAGTGTTCTTTCAATTTTACAAATGCCTGGTGGAGTACCTGTTGCTACGGTGGCTTTAAATGGCGGAAAAAATGCAGGCCTATTAGCCCTGCAAATTTTGGGTAGTCAAAATGAAGAAATTCGCAACAAGATGATTGCCTATAAAAACGGTTTAAGAGATGCTGTACTCAAAGCGGCAGAAAGCCTAAAAAAATAA
- a CDS encoding sterol desaturase family protein, whose amino-acid sequence MNPIETILTQDYLTIIGFALLLNTSLIIGSILFYFLWHAFSKNRIEVNAYQPIVPSDIVAVCSTLICNVMVFVLGAFLWRAGYLEIDFDALHVGTVLLQLVLLILVVDFWMYVFHKMAHHRLLYQVVHGKHHEHVGVNALSLFVLSPFEAIGFGLMLMAILWFYPFHYFSVGLYFVINVLWGTIGHFNRVGKLFLKGWRGWIGTASFHNMHHIEPQKNFGFYTTLWDRLFRTHQTRI is encoded by the coding sequence ATGAATCCAATTGAAACCATATTAACTCAAGATTATCTTACCATTATTGGATTTGCATTGCTGTTAAATACGTCCTTAATTATAGGGTCTATACTATTCTATTTTTTATGGCATGCTTTTTCGAAAAATAGGATTGAGGTTAATGCATATCAACCCATTGTCCCATCTGATATTGTAGCTGTATGCTCTACTTTAATTTGCAATGTGATGGTATTTGTTTTAGGTGCTTTTTTGTGGAGAGCGGGATATTTAGAGATTGATTTCGATGCACTACACGTTGGAACAGTCTTACTACAACTTGTTCTGTTGATTTTGGTAGTTGATTTTTGGATGTATGTTTTTCATAAAATGGCACATCATAGGTTGTTGTATCAGGTTGTTCATGGAAAACACCATGAACACGTAGGTGTAAACGCCTTGAGTCTCTTTGTGCTTAGTCCGTTCGAAGCTATTGGTTTCGGATTAATGTTAATGGCTATATTGTGGTTTTATCCCTTTCATTATTTCAGTGTAGGGTTGTATTTTGTTATTAATGTACTATGGGGAACTATCGGTCATTTTAATCGAGTAGGGAAGCTTTTTCTCAAGGGATGGAGGGGGTGGATCGGTACGGCTAGTTTTCACAATATGCACCATATCGAACCACAAAAAAACTTTGGTTTCTATACTACACTTTGGGATCGACTATTTCGCACGCATCAAACAAGAATCTAG
- a CDS encoding PhoX family protein has protein sequence MKLNNTMTVLTASLLLSLAVTSCNNDDNKVTDKDPIKEEPKPDPKNPITLKNHSKTPAFVYAMPGFNNLEIFSLISSEDQLEGSPSFVFGGQPDGAGFMKDPNGDGFLMITNHEIMQSVSRVYLDKTFKPVKGEYIVDGIGGITRLCSATLAKPELHGFGPIFLTAGESGEESMVHAIDPLGSTDLKSSTDRVLPALGKASMENAVPLPIDVSKGKTYIVIGEDQGYGSNHQSAGQLLMYVGDQGDLHNGKLYALKRKSGGYTEMDLNKGNEYEVEFVEIPNAKNLTGAQINQKNMELGVIRFSRVEDIDYRKGANKGNELYFTATGQASGGNPVEGFTMWGRVYKLVLDKNNMLTGKLSVAAEGDSNPGNNLINPDNLCVTENYVYIQEDGDSYYADAKHDSYIWQYKMSDGTYKPWLNMKHNRQDAQWQANYNQSGNLQKFGSWEFGAMEDISDLIGIPNTFAVNIHSHTWQKDEFMNADKAGVNKNKEGGQVVIIRNVEK, from the coding sequence ATGAAACTAAACAACACAATGACTGTTTTGACAGCGAGCTTACTACTATCTCTTGCTGTCACATCGTGTAACAATGATGACAACAAAGTTACGGACAAAGATCCTATTAAAGAGGAACCAAAACCAGATCCTAAAAATCCTATTACCTTAAAAAACCATTCTAAAACCCCTGCATTTGTATATGCAATGCCTGGTTTCAATAACCTAGAGATTTTTTCGCTTATTTCTAGTGAAGATCAATTAGAAGGTTCCCCTTCGTTTGTTTTTGGAGGACAACCTGACGGTGCTGGTTTTATGAAAGACCCTAATGGGGATGGGTTTTTAATGATTACCAATCACGAAATCATGCAATCGGTTTCACGTGTGTATTTAGATAAGACATTCAAACCTGTAAAAGGAGAATATATTGTTGATGGTATTGGTGGAATTACACGTTTGTGTTCTGCTACCTTAGCCAAACCGGAATTGCATGGATTTGGTCCTATTTTCCTAACTGCAGGAGAATCTGGTGAAGAAAGTATGGTGCACGCTATCGATCCATTGGGATCTACAGATTTAAAATCATCGACGGATCGCGTTTTACCTGCTTTAGGAAAAGCGAGTATGGAAAATGCAGTTCCTCTACCGATAGACGTATCTAAAGGCAAAACCTATATCGTGATTGGAGAAGATCAAGGCTACGGTTCAAACCATCAAAGTGCAGGACAATTACTGATGTATGTAGGAGATCAGGGAGATTTACACAACGGAAAATTATATGCCTTGAAAAGAAAATCAGGAGGATATACGGAAATGGACCTGAATAAAGGCAACGAATATGAGGTGGAATTTGTTGAGATACCCAATGCTAAAAACTTAACGGGAGCACAAATCAATCAAAAAAATATGGAATTGGGTGTAATTCGCTTTTCTCGTGTAGAGGATATCGATTACCGCAAAGGAGCCAATAAAGGAAATGAATTGTATTTCACTGCAACTGGGCAAGCTAGCGGTGGTAACCCTGTAGAAGGCTTTACGATGTGGGGTCGTGTGTATAAGTTAGTCCTAGACAAAAACAATATGCTTACAGGTAAACTTTCTGTTGCTGCTGAGGGTGATAGTAATCCAGGAAACAACCTCATAAATCCAGATAATCTATGCGTAACTGAAAACTACGTTTATATTCAAGAAGACGGAGATTCTTACTATGCAGATGCAAAACACGATTCATATATCTGGCAATACAAAATGTCAGACGGAACATACAAACCGTGGTTGAACATGAAGCACAACAGACAGGATGCTCAATGGCAAGCCAATTATAACCAATCAGGAAATTTACAAAAATTTGGTTCTTGGGAATTTGGAGCAATGGAAGACATTTCTGACTTAATAGGTATCCCAAATACATTTGCTGTTAATATTCACTCGCATACTTGGCAAAAAGATGAGTTTATGAACGCGGATAAAGCAGGCGTAAACAAAAACAAAGAAGGCGGACAAGTTGTAATCATTCGCAACGTCGAAAAATAG
- the hpt gene encoding hypoxanthine phosphoribosyltransferase, which translates to MEIQVLDKTFVPFISEKRIQERLGEIASEILRDMNGETPIFIGVLNGSFMVVSDLVKQYKGECEMSFVKMASYIGTQSSNQVNQLLGLDIDVTDRRVIIIEDIVDTGNTLVALKDLFEQQRPKEVRICTLCLKPEAYTKDIKLDYVAFEIENKFIVGYGMDYDKHGRNIPEIYQIKE; encoded by the coding sequence ATGGAAATTCAAGTTTTGGATAAGACTTTTGTTCCTTTTATTTCGGAAAAACGGATTCAAGAAAGATTAGGAGAAATAGCAAGTGAAATTTTGCGGGATATGAACGGAGAAACGCCAATCTTTATTGGTGTTTTGAATGGATCTTTTATGGTTGTTTCTGACTTGGTTAAACAATATAAAGGGGAATGCGAGATGAGCTTTGTTAAGATGGCTTCGTACATAGGAACACAATCATCTAATCAAGTGAATCAATTGCTAGGATTGGATATTGATGTGACGGATCGACGCGTGATTATCATCGAAGATATTGTCGATACGGGAAATACATTAGTAGCTTTAAAGGATCTTTTTGAGCAACAACGTCCAAAAGAAGTTAGAATTTGCACCTTGTGTTTAAAACCTGAAGCATATACCAAAGACATTAAATTAGATTATGTCGCTTTTGAAATTGAAAATAAATTCATCGTCGGCTATGGGATGGATTATGATAAACATGGAAGGAATATTCCAGAAATATATCAAATTAAAGAGTAA